The following coding sequences are from one Triticum aestivum cultivar Chinese Spring chromosome 5A, IWGSC CS RefSeq v2.1, whole genome shotgun sequence window:
- the LOC123105182 gene encoding malate dehydrogenase, glyoxysomal, translating to MHPDATSPSHRIARVAAHLNPTRPQMEEGAALRPAACRAKGGAPGFKVAVVGAAGGIGQSLSLLMKMNPLVSVLHLYDVVNTPGVTADVSHMDTSAVVRGFIGQQQLEAALTGMDLVIIPAGLPRKPGMTRDDLFNKNAGIVRSICEGVAKSCPNAIVNLISNPVNSTVPIAAEVFKRAGTYCPKRLLGVTTLDVARANTFVAEVLGVDPREVNVPVVGGHAGVTILPLLSQVSPPCSFTPDEISYLTNRIQNGGTEVVEAKAGAGSATLSMAFAAAKFADACLRGMRGDAGIVECSYVASEVTELPFFASKVRLGRGGAEEILPLGPLNDFERAGLEKAKKELSESIQKGVSFMNK from the exons aTGCATCCCGACGCCACCTCCCCCTCGCACCGCATCGCCCGCGTCGCCGCGCACCTCAACCCCACTCGCCCGCAG ATGGAGGAGGGCGCGGCGCTGAGGCCCGCGGCGTGCCGCGCCAAGGGCGGCGCGCCGGGGTTCAAGGTGGCGGTGGTGGGCGCGGCCGGGGGGATCGGCCAGTCGCTGTCGCTGCTCATGAAGATGAACCCGCTCGTCTCCGTGCTCCACCTCTACGACGTCGTCAACACGCCCGGGGTCACCGCCGACGTCAGCCACATGGACACCAGCGCCGTG GTGCGTGGCTTCATTGGCCAACAACAGCTTGAGGCAGCACTTACAGGAATGGATCTTGTCATCATCCCTGCCGGCCTCCCAAGAAAACCAGGAATGACAAGGGATGATCTGTTCAACAAAAATGCTGGGATCGTTCGCTCGATCTGTGAAGGCGTTGCCAAGAGCTGTCCTAATGCTATTGTGAATTTGATCAGCAACCCTGTGAACTCAACCGTCCCCATTGCTGCGGAGGTTTTCAAGAGAGCTGGAACTTACTGTCCCAAGCGTCTCCTTGGAGTGACAACACTTGATGTAGCGAGGGCTAACACCTTTGTG GCGGAAGTCCTTGGAGTTGATCCGAGAGAAGTCAATGTTCCAGTTGTTGGCGGGCATGCAGGGGTCACTATATTACCCCTCCTGTCACAG GTCAGCCCCCCATGCTCATTCACTCCAGATGAAATCAGCTATTTGACTAACCGCATACAGAACGGTGGTACAGAAGTTGTGGAG GCAAAGGCTGGAGCAGGCTCTGCAACTTTGTCAATG GCTTTTGCTGCTGCAAAATTCGCCGACGCGTGCCTGCGAGGAATGCGCGGAGATGCTGGCATCGTGGAGTGTTCATACGTCGCATCTGAG GTGACAGAGCTGCCGTTCTTCGCATCGAAGGTGAGGTTAGGTCGCGGTGGAGCCGAGGAGATTCTCCCTCTTGGGCCACTGAATGACTTTGAGAG AGCCGgcctggagaaggcgaagaaggagctGAGCGAGAGCATTCAGAAGGGCGTGTCCTTCATGAACAAGTGA